AGCGGCGAGGACGACACCACGACGCGCTGCTCCACGTCGATGTCGGTCACCACGCCCAGCAGCACGCGGGCGTTGCGCTGCCGCCGCAGCACGTCCCGCGCGGCCGGCGCGATCTCCCCGACGGACAGCACGCCCGTGGCCACCTGGTAGAGCAGCGGCTGGAACAGGTGGGTCGCGGTGCCGTCGATGACGGTGACGCGCACGGGGGCGTCGGCCAGGGCCTTGGTCGCGAACAGCCCGCCGAACCCGGAGCCGATCACGACCACGTGGTGGGGCCGGGCGGGGGTGGGTGCCCGGTCCGGGGCCGGTGCGGTGTGGCTCATCGGAGGGTCCTTCCGCGGGAGGAGGCGGGACCCGGTCGACCCTACGAGCGCGGTCGGCGCCGCGCGCGGCGGGGCCCGCGGGGCTCAGGACGGCGGCGCGAGGATCTCCGACAGCCGGAACCCCACCGGCTCCTCGAGCTGCGCGTAGGTGCAGGTCGCTGGGTCGCGGTCCGGGCGCCAGCGCCGGAACTGGGCGGTGTGCCGGAACCGGTCGCCCTCCATGTGGTCGTACGCCACCTCGACGACGAGCTCCGGGCGCAGGGGGACGAACGACAGGTCCTTGCCGGCGCTCCACCGGCTCACGGCCCCCGGCATCCGTCTGCCCTCGTGCGCGGACTGGTCCGCCCAGTCGCCCCACGGGTGCCCGGTCAGGTCGTCGGCGCGCAGCGGGGCGAGCTCCTCGACGAGGGCCTGGCGGCGGGCCATCGGGAACGAGGCGGCGACGCCGACGTGCTGGAGCCGGCCGTCGTCGGTCCACAGCCCCAGCAGCAGCGACCCGAGCACCGGCCCGGACTTGTGCCACCGGAACCCCGCGACCACGCAGTCGGCCGTGCGCGCGTGCTTGACCTTGAACATCGCGCGCCTGTCCGGCTGGTAGGTCCCGTCGAGCGGCTTGGCGACCACCCCGTCGAGGCCGGCGCCCTCGAACCGCCGGAACCAGTCCTGCGCCTCGGCGAGGTCGGCGGTCGCGGGCGTGACGTGCACGGGCGCCGGCGCGCCGGCCAGGGCGTCGACGAGGCGCGCGCGGCGGTCGCGCAGCGGCGTGCCCATGAGGTCGTCGTCGCCGAGCGCCAGCACGTCGAACGCCACGAACGAGGCCGGCGTCTGCTGCGACAGCAGCCGCACCCGGCTCTCCGCGGGGTGGATGCGCTGCTGCAGCGCGTCGAAGTCGAGCCGGTCGCCCGCGACCACGACGATCTCCCCGTCGAGGACGCACCGCTGCGGGGTGTGCGCCCGCAGCTGCTCGACCAGCTCCGGGAAGTAGCGCGTCATCGGCTTCTCGTTGCGGCTGCCGAGCACCACCTCGTCGCCGTCCCGGAACACGATGGTGCGGAACCCGTCCCACTTGGGCTCGGTGTGCCCGAGGTCGGGGATCTCGGGCACCGCCTTGGCCAGCATCGGCGCGACCGGGGGCATGACGGGCAGGTCCATGGCGCCCATCCTGCTCGGCGTCGGCGGGACCGGCCAGGGGTCGGGGTCGGGAGGTGTTGGTCGTCGCGGCGCCGGGCCACCGTCGGGCGGTGGACGAGCGGTGGCGCCGGCGCGTCCCGCTGCACGAACGTGCAGGCCGGGGGGACCGAGGTCCCATGGCGGGGGGCCCGTGCGAGCCGATCGGGGCGGCACCGCGCGCCGCAGGGGGGCGCGCCGACCAGCCAGGGGGACCCATGTCCGTGCCCGCACGCCGTCCACGACCGGACGGCACCACCTCGAGCCCGCGGCCGCGCCGCCGCCGGTTCGGGGACCTCGGCGTCCGCACCCGCGTCGTCGCGTCCGTGCTCGTCGGTGTCGTCGTCGCCGGGGCCGTCGGGGGCTCCGCGCTCGCGGCCCTCGCGCGCACGGACGCCGCCACCGCCTCCGTGTACGACGACGACCTGCTCGGGTTCGAGCGGGTCGCCGCGATGCGCCGCTCGACCCTCGAGATGCGCCTGGACGTCACGAGCCACGCGCTCGCGGCCGACGACGCCTCCCGGCAGACGTTCGTGCGCGACATCGCGGCGCTGGACGCGACGATCGCCGAGGACCTCGACGCCGTCGTGGCGGACGCCTCCGCGGCGGGGCACGAGTCCCTCGCGGAGGGCGCGGCGACGTTCGCCGACGCCCTGGCGTCCTACCAGCAGCTCCGCGACCGGACGCTGCTGCCCGCCGCCGAGCGGGGCGACCTCGCGGCCTGGCAGCGGGCGCGCGACATGCAGGCGGCCCCGCTGATCTCCACGATGATGGACGCGCTCGCCGCGATGGTCGACGACCAGAAGGCCTCCGCCCAGCGGTCCGTGGCCGAGGCGCACGCCGCCTACTCCTCGAACCGCACCCTCGTGGTGGTGCTGCTCGCCGCGGGGCTCGCACTGGCGCTCACGCTCGGTCTCCTCACCGCGCGCGGCATCCTGCGGGCGGTCGAGCGCGTCCGGGTCGCGTGCGACGCCCTCGCGGACGGCGACCTGACCGTCGAGGCCGGGCTCGACACGCAGGACGAGCCGGGGCGCGCGGCGCAGTCGCTCGACCGGGCGATCGGCACGCTGCGCGAGGTCGTCGGCGACATCGACACCACGTCGGTCACGCTCGCGGCCGCCGCCGAGCAGCTGTCCGGGTCCGCGCAGGCGATCGCCGCGCAGGCCGAGCAGACCGAGGCGCAGGCCGGTGTGGTCTCCGCGGCGGCCGAGCAGGTGTCCCGCACCACGCAGACCGTCGCCGCCGGCACCCAGCAGATGGACGCGTCGATCCAGGAGATCAGCCGGTCCACGAGCGAGGCCGCCCGCATCAGCGACCAGGCGGCGCGGTCGGCCGCGGAGACGACGGACGTCATCGAGCGGCTCGGGGAGTCGAGCCGGCAGATCGGCGACGTGGTGAAGTCGATCGCGGCGATCGCCGAGCAGACGAACCTGCTCGCGCTCAACGCGACCATCGAGGCCGCGCGGGCCGGGCACGAGGGCAAGGGCTTCGCCGTGGTCGCCGGCGAGGTCAAGGACCTCGCGCAGGAGACGGGCAGCGCGACGGAGGACATCGCGCGCCGCGTCGAGGCCATCCAGGCCGACGCGGCCCGGGCCGTGGAGGCGGTCGCGGAGATCTCCCGGGTCGTCGGCGCCGTGCACGAGCTGCAGACCACGGTGGCCGCGGCCGTCGAGGAGCAGACCGCCACGACGGCGGAGATCGGGCGCAACGTCACCGAGGCCGCGGGCGGCTCGGGGCAGATCGCGGAGAACATCGCCGGCGTCGCGCAGGCCGCGGCCGTCACGCGCGACGGGTCGGCGGAGTCCGAGCGCGCGGCGGGCGAGCTCGCGGCGCTGTCCGGGCGGCTGCGCGGCGTCGTGGGGCAGTTCCGGTACCGGATGCCGGCCGGGTCGGGCGCTGCGACGCCCGCACTGCCGCAGCAGCGCGAGCCCGCGCGGCGTGACGAGCCCACCACCGCGTTCGTCACGCTGCCGACGGCGTGACCGGCGGGGCGCCGGCCGGGTGGGATCCCGAC
This is a stretch of genomic DNA from Cellulomonas sp. ES6. It encodes these proteins:
- a CDS encoding ATP-dependent DNA ligase, with product MDLPVMPPVAPMLAKAVPEIPDLGHTEPKWDGFRTIVFRDGDEVVLGSRNEKPMTRYFPELVEQLRAHTPQRCVLDGEIVVVAGDRLDFDALQQRIHPAESRVRLLSQQTPASFVAFDVLALGDDDLMGTPLRDRRARLVDALAGAPAPVHVTPATADLAEAQDWFRRFEGAGLDGVVAKPLDGTYQPDRRAMFKVKHARTADCVVAGFRWHKSGPVLGSLLLGLWTDDGRLQHVGVAASFPMARRQALVEELAPLRADDLTGHPWGDWADQSAHEGRRMPGAVSRWSAGKDLSFVPLRPELVVEVAYDHMEGDRFRHTAQFRRWRPDRDPATCTYAQLEEPVGFRLSEILAPPS
- a CDS encoding methyl-accepting chemotaxis protein, which gives rise to MSVPARRPRPDGTTSSPRPRRRRFGDLGVRTRVVASVLVGVVVAGAVGGSALAALARTDAATASVYDDDLLGFERVAAMRRSTLEMRLDVTSHALAADDASRQTFVRDIAALDATIAEDLDAVVADASAAGHESLAEGAATFADALASYQQLRDRTLLPAAERGDLAAWQRARDMQAAPLISTMMDALAAMVDDQKASAQRSVAEAHAAYSSNRTLVVVLLAAGLALALTLGLLTARGILRAVERVRVACDALADGDLTVEAGLDTQDEPGRAAQSLDRAIGTLREVVGDIDTTSVTLAAAAEQLSGSAQAIAAQAEQTEAQAGVVSAAAEQVSRTTQTVAAGTQQMDASIQEISRSTSEAARISDQAARSAAETTDVIERLGESSRQIGDVVKSIAAIAEQTNLLALNATIEAARAGHEGKGFAVVAGEVKDLAQETGSATEDIARRVEAIQADAARAVEAVAEISRVVGAVHELQTTVAAAVEEQTATTAEIGRNVTEAAGGSGQIAENIAGVAQAAAVTRDGSAESERAAGELAALSGRLRGVVGQFRYRMPAGSGAATPALPQQREPARRDEPTTAFVTLPTA